From the Ruminiclostridium josui JCM 17888 genome, one window contains:
- a CDS encoding YetF domain-containing protein: MNEGLVVCVRSIISFFSLLIFTRILGKEQLSQLTFFDYILGITIGSIAATLSTDLSSRSWPHWIGLLVWAALGFLLEYITLKWRYIAKYLEDEPTIVIMNGKIMEKTLKKMRFRVSDITELLRNKDIFDLNEVDFAIIEPNGRLSVLKKPEFQNLTPKDMNIQKKQTGISSELIYDGILIEENLKQLGKDKTWLLNELKKQGISNISDVFIATLDPSGSLYIDLYHDHMTKITDIGDYKGPY; this comes from the coding sequence TTGAATGAAGGACTGGTAGTGTGTGTCAGATCTATTATTAGCTTTTTTTCTCTTCTGATATTTACCAGAATATTAGGCAAGGAGCAGTTAAGCCAACTAACATTTTTTGATTATATATTGGGAATAACAATTGGCTCCATTGCGGCAACATTATCAACAGACCTTTCCAGCCGTTCATGGCCTCATTGGATAGGATTACTGGTATGGGCAGCTTTGGGGTTCTTGTTAGAATATATAACTTTGAAATGGAGATATATAGCCAAATATTTAGAAGATGAGCCTACTATAGTAATTATGAATGGCAAAATAATGGAGAAAACTTTGAAAAAAATGAGGTTCAGGGTTTCAGATATTACTGAGTTACTTAGAAACAAGGATATATTTGATTTGAATGAGGTTGATTTTGCAATAATTGAGCCAAATGGTCGGTTATCTGTTCTTAAAAAGCCCGAATTTCAGAACCTTACACCAAAAGACATGAATATTCAGAAAAAACAAACAGGCATAAGCAGTGAACTGATTTATGACGGAATATTAATAGAAGAAAATCTAAAGCAACTGGGTAAGGATAAAACCTGGCTTCTAAATGAGCTAAAAAAGCAGGGAATTTCAAATATTTCGGATGTTTTTATTGCAACCCTTGACCCATCTGGTTCTCTTTATATTGATTTGTACCATGACCACATGACTAAAATCACTGACATTGGTGATTATAAAGGACCATATTAA
- a CDS encoding Gfo/Idh/MocA family protein — translation MNVKYGIIGLGGIAQVFAGALNAVSDTELLAVASGSRERAEAFSKKFNASKIYDSYTELIHDKEVNVVYVALTHNFHYDLVKMCLENGKAVLCEKPLTTNKKDTEELIALARKNRVLLMEAMWTRCLPSFQKAKEWVASGRIGDVKLIDAKFCFNAPYDPKHRLFNPKLAGGSLYDTGVYVIEFTTGILGEKPEKVSGFATLAETGVDDFAVINMSFKSGALAMLSCGTRAHVNRDAGIYGTNGRIVVYEFFSSKKCELYDNNNNLIESFEDDCQEGFVYQIRHFNNLFNKGKLESDIIPLEDTANCADVFDKLIKQWGIEENL, via the coding sequence ATGAATGTTAAATATGGTATTATAGGGTTAGGTGGTATAGCTCAGGTATTTGCCGGAGCATTAAATGCCGTTTCGGATACTGAACTGTTGGCTGTAGCTTCCGGCAGCAGAGAAAGAGCAGAAGCTTTTTCGAAAAAATTCAATGCATCAAAAATATATGACAGTTACACTGAACTAATACATGATAAGGAAGTAAATGTCGTATACGTCGCACTTACGCACAATTTTCATTATGATTTAGTTAAAATGTGTCTTGAAAACGGTAAGGCAGTTTTATGTGAAAAACCTCTTACTACAAATAAAAAAGATACGGAAGAGCTGATTGCTCTTGCAAGAAAAAATAGAGTGCTTTTAATGGAAGCCATGTGGACTCGCTGTCTGCCTTCCTTTCAAAAAGCAAAAGAATGGGTAGCTTCAGGTAGAATTGGCGATGTTAAGTTGATAGATGCAAAATTCTGTTTCAACGCACCTTACGATCCTAAACACAGACTGTTTAATCCCAAACTGGCAGGCGGCAGCTTATATGATACCGGGGTATATGTTATAGAATTTACCACAGGAATTCTTGGAGAAAAGCCGGAAAAGGTCAGTGGATTTGCAACATTAGCAGAAACAGGTGTAGATGATTTTGCAGTAATAAATATGAGCTTTAAATCGGGTGCACTGGCCATGTTAAGCTGTGGAACGCGGGCTCACGTGAACAGAGATGCAGGAATTTACGGGACGAATGGAAGAATTGTAGTATATGAGTTTTTCAGTTCAAAGAAATGTGAGCTTTATGACAATAACAATAATCTGATTGAATCTTTTGAAGATGATTGCCAGGAAGGTTTTGTTTATCAAATAAGGCATTTTAATAATTTATTTAATAAAGGCAAGCTTGAAAGTGATATAATTCCTCTTGAAGATACTGCAAATTGTGCCGATGTATTTGATAAGCTGATAAAGCAGTGGGGAATTGAAGAAAACTTATAA
- a CDS encoding MFS transporter, translated as MVNLNNPFISLRHINFRYYWFGMCVSQIGTWMQNIAQPLLAYKLTDSPFLLGLVGALQFLPVLLFSLFAGVIIDRFSKKIILIITQSASMLITLVLAILASTGEIRYWHLIVMATALGMANTLDMPARQSFVIELVGKEDLMNAIALNSTVFNISRIIGPAIAGILMEYSGVAFCFFANAVSFGAVLISLFFIKPLKIENEAVEKGKTILQNIGEGLKYILKSEILFSTIIIMTIVGTFAPNFSVLVPVFTSKILHMGEAGFGYLMSFMGAGSLFGAVYVASLSRSGPKRFILRVVPFVVGLLLILIAFTDKFILTGLALAVTGFFFVMFSSSSNSALQLNTDNEYRGRVMSVYTLVFAGSTPIGNLFAGAMTEAFSARMGFVSCGAAIVILMIPIIMLLKGAKLFVKQ; from the coding sequence TTGGTAAATTTAAACAACCCGTTTATATCATTGAGGCATATAAATTTTAGGTATTATTGGTTCGGAATGTGTGTTTCACAAATTGGAACATGGATGCAGAATATAGCTCAGCCTCTACTTGCATATAAACTGACGGATTCTCCTTTTTTGCTGGGGTTGGTAGGGGCACTTCAATTTTTACCTGTTCTGCTGTTTTCCTTGTTTGCTGGTGTTATAATTGATAGATTTTCTAAGAAGATAATTCTTATAATTACTCAATCAGCATCAATGTTAATAACACTCGTTCTTGCAATTTTAGCCTCTACAGGGGAAATAAGGTATTGGCATTTGATAGTAATGGCTACAGCCCTTGGAATGGCAAATACGTTGGATATGCCTGCAAGGCAATCTTTTGTAATTGAATTGGTTGGAAAAGAAGACCTGATGAACGCAATTGCCCTGAATTCCACTGTTTTTAACATTTCAAGAATTATTGGGCCTGCTATAGCAGGTATTTTAATGGAATACTCAGGCGTAGCTTTTTGCTTCTTTGCAAATGCAGTTAGCTTTGGAGCTGTGCTAATAAGCCTGTTTTTTATAAAGCCATTAAAGATAGAAAATGAGGCAGTTGAAAAGGGTAAAACTATATTACAAAATATTGGAGAAGGACTTAAATATATATTAAAAAGTGAAATTCTTTTCTCTACAATAATAATCATGACTATAGTCGGTACATTTGCCCCCAACTTTAGCGTTCTGGTACCTGTATTTACGTCAAAGATTCTTCATATGGGAGAAGCAGGATTCGGGTATCTTATGTCTTTTATGGGGGCTGGTTCACTGTTTGGTGCTGTTTACGTTGCATCTTTGAGCAGGTCAGGCCCCAAAAGGTTTATACTTCGTGTAGTTCCGTTTGTGGTTGGTTTACTGCTGATTTTAATTGCATTTACGGATAAATTCATACTTACAGGTCTGGCTCTTGCTGTGACAGGTTTTTTCTTTGTTATGTTTAGCTCAAGTTCCAACTCTGCATTACAGCTTAATACTGATAATGAATACAGGGGAAGAGTAATGAGTGTTTACACCTTGGTTTTTGCAGGGTCAACACCAATCGGAAATTTATTTGCAGGAGCAATGACAGAAGCATTTAGCGCCAGAATGGGGTTTGTTTCTTGCGGTGCAGCTATAGTCATATTAATGATTCCTATAATTATGTTATTGAAAGGAGCAAAGCTCTTTGTAAAACAATAA
- the nspC gene encoding carboxynorspermidine decarboxylase, which translates to MINNLDIDIKSLPTPCYIVDERLLVKNLEILDSVQKRTGCKILLAQKGFSMHSVYPLIGKYLAGVTSSSLFEARLGYEKMGKEVHIYAPAYIEEEFDEIMKYCDHIVFNSFHQWIKYKDKVKASTKKIGCGIRINPEYSELEHPIYDPCYKFSRLGVTLSNFKPEELEGIEGLHFHTMCEQNSDTLERTIKVVDEKFGRYIKDMKWLNFGGGHHITRPDYDIETLVRSIKYFQDKYGVDVYLEPGEAVALNTGYLVAKVLDTVENGMNIAILDTSAACHMPDVLEMPYRPNIIGAGKPDENPVTYRLGGHTCLAGDIIGDYSFKENLKPGDRLIFCDMAHYTMVKNNTFNGVNLPAIALYSEKEGIRIIKQFGYEDFEGRLS; encoded by the coding sequence TTGATTAATAACTTAGATATTGATATAAAAAGCTTACCGACGCCATGTTATATAGTTGATGAGCGTCTTCTTGTAAAAAATCTTGAAATTTTGGATTCAGTTCAAAAACGTACAGGCTGCAAAATACTTCTGGCACAAAAGGGTTTTTCAATGCATTCAGTATATCCTCTGATTGGAAAATATTTGGCAGGGGTTACCTCAAGTTCTTTGTTTGAGGCAAGACTGGGCTATGAGAAAATGGGAAAAGAAGTTCATATCTACGCTCCTGCATATATAGAAGAAGAGTTTGATGAAATAATGAAATACTGTGACCATATAGTATTCAATTCATTTCACCAATGGATTAAATATAAGGACAAGGTTAAAGCATCAACTAAAAAAATTGGCTGCGGAATTCGTATAAATCCAGAGTATTCTGAATTGGAGCATCCAATATATGACCCCTGCTATAAATTCTCAAGATTGGGAGTGACTCTTTCCAACTTCAAACCTGAAGAACTGGAAGGTATTGAAGGACTCCATTTCCATACAATGTGTGAGCAAAATTCAGATACACTAGAGAGAACAATTAAAGTAGTTGATGAAAAATTCGGACGCTATATAAAGGATATGAAATGGTTGAATTTTGGGGGAGGCCACCATATAACCAGACCTGATTATGACATAGAAACACTTGTGCGTTCAATTAAATACTTTCAGGATAAGTACGGAGTTGACGTATATCTGGAACCCGGCGAAGCAGTTGCATTAAATACTGGCTATCTTGTAGCAAAAGTACTTGATACAGTAGAAAACGGAATGAATATTGCAATATTGGATACATCAGCAGCCTGCCATATGCCTGATGTATTGGAAATGCCATACAGACCAAATATAATTGGTGCAGGAAAGCCTGATGAAAACCCTGTAACCTACAGACTTGGAGGACATACCTGTCTGGCAGGGGATATTATAGGAGACTACTCCTTTAAGGAAAATCTGAAGCCTGGTGACAGACTTATTTTCTGTGATATGGCACATTATACAATGGTTAAGAATAATACCTTCAACGGAGTAAACCTTCCGGCCATTGCACTCTATAGTGAGAAGGAAGGAATAAGAATAATAAAGCAGTTCGGCTATGAGGATTTTGAAGGAAGATTGTCTTAG
- a CDS encoding S8 family serine peptidase produces MDKNGNPLPSSNWGAAYGRQGILAPGEDIPGALPGGGTGNKTGTSFSTPIVTGVIGLMLSIAEKKGVALDPYMIKEILLKTASRCEDVQSGDCKKMLAGKLNIASALELLNQVIESQNKIPKNDFKYNKMKGIIKSMENIKNMENNENQLLTASMSIQEEKVEAAGLPDIETTNPQEVQNMLHESNRSCVHF; encoded by the coding sequence ATGGATAAAAATGGTAATCCGCTTCCATCAAGTAATTGGGGAGCAGCGTATGGACGACAGGGTATCCTTGCACCTGGAGAAGATATACCTGGTGCGTTGCCTGGGGGCGGAACAGGCAATAAAACTGGCACAAGCTTTTCCACACCCATTGTTACCGGAGTAATCGGACTCATGCTAAGCATAGCTGAAAAAAAAGGCGTTGCCCTGGACCCATATATGATAAAAGAAATTCTTCTCAAAACAGCTAGCCGGTGTGAGGATGTCCAGAGTGGTGATTGCAAAAAAATGTTAGCCGGAAAGTTGAATATTGCAAGTGCCTTGGAGCTGTTGAATCAAGTAATTGAAAGTCAAAACAAGATTCCTAAAAATGATTTCAAATATAATAAAATGAAAGGAATTATTAAAAGTATGGAAAACATAAAAAATATGGAAAACAATGAGAACCAGTTATTAACTGCTTCAATGTCAATTCAGGAGGAAAAAGTCGAAGCTGCTGGATTGCCTGACATTGAAACTACAAATCCTCAGGAAGTTCAAAACATGCTACATGAGAGCAATAGAAGTTGTGTGCATTTTTAA
- the speA gene encoding biosynthetic arginine decarboxylase, producing MNKAELLGRWTKEKSEELYGIKNWGAGYFSISDNGEVLVNPYKDNGPAAVSLMDIISGVRERGLDMPVLLRFENLLDSQISFLNNSFSEAMHKLNYKGEYRGVYPIKVNQQQQVVEEVTRFGQRYHHGLEVGSKAELVAALSVMKDKEACLICNGYKDEEFIDLGLYAVKMGFKCFFVIEIPGELDIVLERSRALGVKPNIGIRIKLSAKAGGHWTESGGDRSIFGLNMSQVISMVDTLKAEGMLESLKLLHYHLGSQIPNIRDIRSAVLEAARVYAELVKEGAPMGYLDLGGGLAVDYDGSNTNYTNSRNYSVEEYCMDIVEAVMTTLDSSDVPHPVIVTESGRTTVAYHSVLIFNVLDTEKFEEHDIPDKLDENTSEQIKNLFDVNKNITLKNIQECYNDALYYRDEIRDMFKHGRISLRERAFSERIFWNTINQIAKEKQKLKNAPPDLEDIESAIADIYYCNFSLFQSIPDSWAIDQLFPIMPLHRLLELPKRNAVIADITCDCDGKIDHFIDLHDVRSTLPLHEFKSDQDYYLGVFLVGAYQETLGDLHNLFGDTNIVSVKINGDGTYDLVKEIHGDSVSDVLSYVEFDPKDMLVSFREKAEQAIHEGLISASERPEIMRAYDNGLRGYTYYER from the coding sequence ATGAATAAAGCAGAGCTTTTAGGCAGATGGACAAAAGAAAAGTCCGAAGAACTTTATGGAATTAAAAACTGGGGAGCCGGCTATTTTTCTATATCTGACAATGGAGAGGTGTTGGTGAATCCTTATAAAGATAACGGCCCTGCGGCTGTAAGCTTGATGGATATAATATCGGGGGTTCGGGAACGTGGATTGGACATGCCTGTACTTTTGCGTTTTGAAAATTTGCTGGACTCACAGATTTCATTTTTAAATAATTCATTTAGTGAAGCAATGCACAAGCTTAACTATAAAGGTGAGTACCGCGGTGTTTACCCTATAAAGGTAAATCAGCAGCAGCAGGTAGTAGAGGAAGTAACAAGGTTCGGACAGAGATATCACCACGGACTTGAAGTGGGTAGTAAGGCTGAACTTGTTGCAGCACTTTCAGTAATGAAAGATAAAGAAGCCTGTCTTATATGTAATGGTTACAAAGATGAAGAATTTATAGATTTGGGCCTTTATGCAGTAAAAATGGGCTTTAAGTGCTTTTTTGTAATAGAAATACCCGGGGAACTGGATATTGTTCTTGAACGTTCAAGAGCATTGGGAGTAAAACCTAATATTGGTATACGCATAAAGCTCTCGGCAAAAGCTGGGGGACACTGGACTGAATCCGGTGGGGACAGAAGTATATTCGGCTTGAATATGTCCCAAGTAATTTCTATGGTTGATACTTTGAAAGCAGAGGGAATGCTTGAATCTCTTAAATTATTGCACTATCATTTGGGCTCACAGATACCGAATATCAGGGATATTCGTTCGGCAGTTCTGGAAGCAGCTCGTGTTTATGCTGAGCTCGTAAAAGAAGGTGCGCCAATGGGATACCTTGATTTGGGTGGTGGATTGGCAGTAGACTATGACGGTTCAAATACAAATTACACTAACAGCCGAAACTACTCCGTTGAGGAATACTGCATGGATATTGTAGAGGCTGTTATGACTACTCTTGATTCAAGTGACGTACCTCACCCTGTAATTGTTACAGAATCAGGGCGTACAACAGTTGCATATCATTCAGTGCTTATATTCAATGTACTGGATACTGAAAAATTTGAAGAACATGATATACCGGACAAGCTTGACGAAAATACGTCAGAGCAGATAAAAAACCTATTTGATGTAAATAAGAATATAACCCTTAAAAATATTCAGGAGTGCTATAACGATGCCCTATACTACAGAGATGAAATTCGTGACATGTTCAAGCATGGACGTATTAGCCTCCGTGAGCGTGCATTTTCCGAAAGAATATTTTGGAATACCATAAACCAGATAGCAAAGGAAAAGCAAAAGTTGAAAAATGCTCCCCCTGACTTGGAGGATATAGAAAGTGCAATTGCTGATATTTATTATTGTAATTTTTCGCTATTTCAGTCAATACCTGACAGCTGGGCTATAGATCAGCTTTTCCCCATAATGCCTTTGCACAGATTGCTTGAATTGCCAAAAAGAAATGCAGTAATAGCAGATATAACTTGCGACTGTGACGGAAAAATAGATCATTTTATCGATTTACACGATGTAAGGAGTACACTGCCGTTGCACGAGTTTAAAAGTGACCAAGATTATTACCTTGGAGTTTTTTTGGTGGGTGCATATCAGGAGACACTTGGGGACCTTCACAATTTATTTGGAGATACAAATATTGTTAGCGTAAAGATAAACGGTGACGGTACCTATGACCTTGTTAAAGAGATTCATGGTGATAGTGTTTCGGATGTTCTTTCATATGTAGAATTTGATCCAAAAGACATGCTGGTAAGCTTCCGTGAAAAAGCTGAGCAGGCAATTCATGAAGGATTAATAAGTGCAAGTGAAAGACCTGAAATAATGCGTGCATATGACAATGGGCTGAGAGGATACACCTATTACGAAAGATAA
- a CDS encoding aspartyl-phosphate phosphatase Spo0E family protein, with protein MDIRQLYNEMETLREKLNLEMEDCLENGGMSLEVLDLSKKLDELIVAYMRLEKSEPKTESNEVA; from the coding sequence TTGGATATACGACAATTATATAACGAGATGGAGACATTGAGAGAAAAACTGAATCTAGAGATGGAAGATTGCCTTGAAAATGGAGGCATGAGTCTGGAAGTTTTAGATTTGAGTAAAAAACTTGATGAATTAATAGTAGCATATATGAGGCTGGAGAAGTCGGAACCCAAAACAGAGAGTAATGAAGTTGCCTGA
- a CDS encoding DUF4363 family protein → MRKFLVITIPIITLILFIFVMESDIFLKRSLGKNDSISESINAVINDIQMDDWDKAVQDTNHLSEVWKKIVRMVQFSSERDEINAFSINLARLRGSILAKDKAGAFTELYEAYEHWEDLGK, encoded by the coding sequence ATGAGAAAATTTCTGGTTATAACCATTCCTATAATTACACTGATTTTATTTATTTTTGTAATGGAAAGCGATATTTTTTTAAAAAGATCCCTTGGAAAGAATGACAGTATATCTGAATCAATAAATGCCGTTATTAATGACATCCAAATGGATGATTGGGATAAAGCCGTCCAAGATACTAATCATTTATCTGAAGTATGGAAGAAAATTGTCAGAATGGTTCAGTTCAGCTCAGAACGTGATGAAATTAATGCATTCAGTATTAATCTGGCACGACTACGCGGTTCAATACTTGCAAAAGACAAAGCGGGAGCCTTTACAGAACTCTATGAAGCATATGAACACTGGGAGGATCTTGGGAAGTAG
- a CDS encoding extracellular solute-binding protein, translated as MKKVIGKTLSAALALAMTVSIAACGSGNQSESSSSTSAASSSAATTSSVASGDPVKLTLWHIQTTEPMTSNIKADIDRFTKDNPKYSVDVEAMQNDAYKTKLKIALSSNTAPDIFFSWTGGPMNEYVDADKIVDLTPFMEKDNYKDRFMDAGINQATYKDKIWGVPVENTSVAMFFYNKDLFAKYNLQVPKTIKELEAVCDTLKKNGIIPFSLANKTQWTGSMYYMYLANRIGGADAFKNAAARTGSFEDESFKQAGTILQEWVKKDYFNKGFNGLDEDSGQSRTLLYTEKAAMTLMGSWFLSTAAGENKDFMSKVGSFPFPAVEGGKGEPDAVVGTVGDNFYHIAKTCKDPEGAFKAIQYMIDDTAIQKRIEAGRVPPVKGVKVSDPLLQNVLDAVQKAPSVQLWYDQYLSPELSDLHKSTTQALFGLSKTPEQVDKEMEAKAKELAEKN; from the coding sequence ATGAAAAAAGTTATTGGAAAAACCCTTTCTGCCGCTTTAGCACTAGCTATGACAGTATCGATTGCGGCTTGTGGTTCAGGGAACCAATCCGAATCATCATCCTCTACGTCAGCAGCAAGTTCATCAGCGGCTACAACAAGTTCTGTAGCATCAGGCGATCCTGTAAAATTGACTCTGTGGCATATTCAGACAACTGAGCCTATGACATCCAACATTAAGGCGGATATTGACAGGTTCACTAAGGATAATCCAAAGTATTCAGTAGATGTTGAGGCTATGCAGAATGATGCATACAAAACAAAACTGAAAATTGCATTAAGTTCAAATACTGCACCTGATATATTCTTTAGCTGGACAGGAGGCCCAATGAATGAATATGTTGATGCAGACAAGATTGTGGATTTAACACCATTCATGGAAAAAGACAATTATAAGGACCGTTTCATGGATGCAGGTATTAACCAGGCTACATACAAAGATAAAATATGGGGTGTTCCTGTAGAAAACACTTCAGTTGCAATGTTCTTCTACAACAAAGACTTATTTGCAAAATACAACCTTCAAGTTCCAAAAACTATAAAAGAACTCGAAGCTGTATGTGATACTTTGAAGAAGAACGGTATAATCCCATTCTCATTGGCAAACAAGACTCAATGGACAGGTTCAATGTACTATATGTACCTTGCTAACCGTATCGGTGGAGCAGATGCATTCAAGAATGCAGCAGCACGTACTGGCTCATTTGAAGATGAATCATTTAAGCAAGCAGGAACTATACTGCAAGAATGGGTTAAGAAAGATTACTTCAATAAAGGCTTCAACGGTCTTGATGAAGATTCCGGACAATCTCGTACACTTCTGTACACTGAAAAAGCAGCTATGACACTTATGGGTTCATGGTTCCTTTCAACAGCTGCAGGTGAAAATAAAGACTTTATGTCAAAAGTAGGCTCATTCCCATTCCCAGCTGTTGAAGGCGGTAAGGGTGAACCAGATGCAGTTGTTGGTACAGTTGGAGATAATTTCTATCACATTGCAAAGACATGTAAAGACCCTGAAGGTGCATTCAAGGCTATACAGTATATGATAGATGATACAGCAATTCAAAAACGTATCGAAGCAGGAAGAGTTCCTCCTGTAAAGGGTGTAAAGGTTAGCGATCCTCTTCTCCAGAATGTTTTGGATGCAGTTCAAAAAGCTCCTTCTGTTCAGTTGTGGTATGACCAATACCTCTCACCTGAATTGAGTGATCTCCACAAGAGTACTACACAGGCTCTGTTTGGATTATCAAAGACTCCTGAACAAGTTGACAAAGAAATGGAAGCAAAGGCTAAGGAGTTAGCAGAGAAAAATTAA
- a CDS encoding helix-turn-helix domain-containing protein, which yields MGTNSVAMSINLNKPVYSIPKHHYCSFLNKTYLFCKPMFLHENTTAYLVLANENKPISKELFALTELLCSHICSVYKQIKKENTICKNQKIRLSQKEMSILLLMAGGKPDKAIALEMNRCIDTIKFHKKNIFRKLNASCTIEAVIKAFKENIITLDQIDV from the coding sequence ATGGGCACAAATTCCGTAGCTATGTCAATAAACCTGAACAAACCAGTATACTCAATTCCTAAGCACCACTACTGTTCATTTCTTAATAAGACTTACCTTTTCTGCAAGCCCATGTTTCTTCATGAGAATACCACTGCCTATCTTGTTCTTGCCAATGAAAACAAACCCATTTCAAAAGAGCTGTTTGCATTGACGGAGCTTCTTTGCTCTCATATATGCAGTGTCTACAAACAAATCAAAAAAGAAAATACAATATGCAAAAATCAGAAAATAAGGTTAAGTCAGAAAGAAATGTCGATTCTGTTACTTATGGCAGGAGGAAAACCTGACAAGGCTATTGCATTAGAAATGAACCGCTGTATTGATACCATAAAGTTTCATAAAAAGAATATATTCCGCAAGCTCAATGCCAGTTGTACCATTGAGGCTGTTATTAAAGCATTTAAGGAAAATATCATTACGCTAGATCAGATAGATGTTTAG
- a CDS encoding saccharopine dehydrogenase family protein yields MGKALIIGAGGVANVVIHKCCQNPDVFEEICIASRTLEKCEAIKNKLAGSKTKIQTAQVDADNTDMLIDLINKFRPDIVINVALPYQDLTIMDACLATGVDYLDTANYEPPEIPKFEYKWQWAYRDKFEKAGITALLGSGFDPGVTSVFCAYAQKHYFDEIHYIDIVDANAGDHGYPFATNFNPEINIREITAKGSYWENGHWVETEPLELKRVYNLPEIGPKDIYLLHHEEIESLAINIKGVKRIRFWMTFSEKYLTHLRVLENVGMTSIEPIDFEGQKIIPLQFLKAVLPDPASLGPRTKGKTNIGCIIQGIKDGKPRTYYVYNVCVHEECYAEVGSQAISYTTGVPAMIGAMMLLKGIWKGPGVFNIEEFDPDPFMEELNRCGLPWKESFAPELID; encoded by the coding sequence ATGGGAAAGGCTTTGATAATTGGTGCGGGCGGTGTAGCAAACGTTGTTATCCATAAATGCTGTCAGAATCCCGATGTATTTGAAGAAATATGTATAGCCAGCAGAACTTTGGAAAAATGTGAGGCTATAAAAAATAAATTGGCAGGTAGCAAAACTAAAATTCAAACAGCACAGGTAGATGCTGATAATACTGATATGCTAATCGACCTTATCAATAAATTCAGGCCGGACATTGTTATAAATGTAGCACTTCCATATCAGGATTTGACTATAATGGATGCGTGTCTTGCAACAGGTGTGGATTACCTTGATACTGCAAACTATGAGCCGCCTGAGATACCAAAGTTTGAATATAAATGGCAATGGGCTTACAGGGACAAATTTGAAAAGGCAGGAATAACCGCACTTTTGGGAAGTGGATTTGACCCAGGTGTAACAAGCGTTTTCTGTGCATATGCTCAGAAACATTATTTTGATGAGATACATTATATAGATATAGTGGATGCAAATGCTGGAGACCACGGATATCCCTTTGCTACAAATTTTAATCCTGAAATAAACATACGTGAAATAACTGCAAAGGGAAGTTATTGGGAAAATGGTCATTGGGTTGAAACAGAACCCCTTGAATTAAAAAGGGTTTACAATCTTCCGGAAATTGGACCAAAGGATATCTATTTATTACACCACGAGGAGATTGAGTCTTTGGCAATCAATATAAAGGGTGTAAAAAGAATTAGGTTCTGGATGACTTTTTCCGAGAAATACCTTACACATTTAAGGGTACTTGAAAATGTAGGTATGACATCCATAGAACCAATTGATTTTGAAGGCCAAAAGATTATTCCTCTGCAGTTCCTGAAAGCTGTACTTCCAGACCCGGCTTCACTTGGACCAAGAACTAAAGGAAAAACAAATATCGGATGTATTATACAAGGTATTAAAGACGGAAAGCCAAGAACCTATTATGTTTATAACGTATGTGTGCATGAAGAATGTTATGCGGAAGTAGGTTCACAGGCAATTTCCTATACAACAGGAGTTCCTGCAATGATAGGTGCAATGATGCTACTCAAGGGAATTTGGAAAGGACCGGGTGTTTTCAATATAGAGGAATTTGATCCTGATCCCTTTATGGAAGAACTGAACAGGTGCGGACTTCCTTGGAAAGAGAGCTTTGCACCAGAACTTATAGATTAA